GGGCGCAGAAGCTTTTGCCGATCGTCTTCGGCCACAATGATCTGTTGCCGGCGAACATCCTCGACGACGGCAAGCGGCTGTGGCTGATCGATTTCGAATATGCCGGCTTCAACACGGCCATGTTCGATCTCGCCGGGGCGGCCTCCAATGCCGGCATGAGCGACGAGGAGTCCTTCGCCTTCCTGACCGCCTACTTCATGAAGGAGCCGGACAGCGAGATCCGCCGGTCGCACGCGGCCATGCAATGCGCCTCCCTGCTGCGCGAGGCGATGTGGAGCATGGTCTCCGAGCTCTATCTCGACGCACCCGGCATCGACTACGTCGCCTACACCGAGGAGAACCTGGTGCGGCTCGACGCGGCGCTGGAAAACTACCAGACGAAATACGGAAAACTGCACCCATGAGCCTGCCCAGCCACGCCGGAATCGTCGTCATCGGCGGCGGCATCATCGGCTGCTCGACCGCCTATCACCTGGCGCGCGACCACAAGGCCGACGTGGTGCTGCTGGAACAGGGTAAGCTGACCTCGGGCTCGACCTGGCACGCGGCCGGCCTGGTCGGGCAGTTGCGCTCCTCGGCCTCGATCACGCGCGTGCTCAAATATTCGGTCGAGCTCTACAAGGGGCTTGAGGCCGAGACGGGGCTTGCCACCGGCTGGAAGATGACCGGCTGTTTGCGACTGGCGACCAACGCCGACCGTTGGACCGAGTTCAAGCGGCTGGCGACGACGGCAAAGAGCTTCGGCATGGATATGCAGCTGCTCTCCCCGGCCGAAGTGAGGCGCATGTGGCCGCTGATGGAAACCAGCGACCTCGTCGGCGCCTCCTGGTTGCCGACCGACGGCCAGGCGAGCCCTTCCGACATCACGCAGTCGCTTGCCAAGGGTGCCCGCATGCACGGCGCCAGGCTCTACGAGGACGTGCGCGTCACCGGCTTCGAGATGAAGGACGGCCGCATCACGGCCGTGAAGACCGAGAAGGGCGATATCGCCTGCGACAAGGTGGTGAACTGCGCCGGACAATGGGCGCGCCAGGTCGGCGCGATGGCCGGCATCAACGTGCCGCTGCAGCCAGTGAAGCACCAATACATCATCACCGAGAAGATCGATGGGCTCGCCAACGACGCGCCGACGATCCGCGACCCCGACCGCCGCACCTATTTCAAGGAAGAGGTCGGCGGGCTGGTGATGGGCGGCTACGAGCCGAACCCCCAGGCCTGGACGACTGGTCTGCCTGGGGGCGACGTGCCCAACGACTGGGAGTTCCGCCTGTTCGACGACGACTACGACCACTTCGAACAGCATATGGCTCAGGCGATCGAGCGCGTTCCGGCGCTTGCCAACGCCGGCGTCAAGCAGATGATCAACGGGCCGGAGAGCTTCACGCCGGACGGCAATTTCATCCTGGGCGCAGCACCCGAATGCGCCAACATGTTCGTCGGCGCCGGCTTCAATGCCTTCGGCATCGCGTCGGGCGGCGGCGCCGGCTGGGTGCTGGCGCAATGGGTGGTCGACGGCGAGGCGCCGCTCGACCTCTGGGTGGTCGACATCAGACGTTTTTCCGACCTGCACCGCGACCGCGACTGGGTGCGCGACCGCACGCTCGAAGCCTATGGCAAGCACTACACGATCGGCTTCCCGCACGAGGAATATCTGACTGGACGGTCGCGCATCGTCTCGCCGCTCTATCAGCGGCTGAAGACGCATCGCGCCGTGTTCGGCTCCAAGCTCGGCTGGGAGCGGCCGAACTGGTTCGCGCCCGATAGCGTCGAGCCCGAAGATATTTACTCCATGGGTCGGCAAAACTGGTTCGGGCCGGTGGGCGAGGAACATCGCCATGTGCGCGAAAAAGTCGGCATCTTCGACCAATCCTCCTTCGCTAAATATGAGATGACCGGCGCCGATGCGCTGAAGGCGCTCGACTGGATCTGCGCCAACGACATCAACAAGCCGGTGGGACGGCTGACCTACACGCAGCTCCTCAACACGCGGGGCGGCATCGAGGCCGATCTTACCGTGGCGAGGCTCGGCGAAGACAGGTTCTACATCGTCACCGGCACCGGCTTCCGCACGCATGATCTTTCATGGATCGGCGACCATATCGGCCAAGGCCTCGATGCGAAGTTGAAAGACGTCACCGAGGATTTCGGCACGCTGTCGCTGATGGGGCCGCGTGCCCGCGACGTGCTGGCAGCTGTGACGGATGCGGATGTCTCCAACGCCGCCTTTCCCTTCGGCCATGCGCGTGAGATCAACATCGCCGGCCACAAGGTGCGGGCGCTGCGGGTGACCTATGTCGGCGAGCTCGGCTGGGAGCTGCATGTGCCGATCGCCGCCACGGGCGAGATCTTCGATGCGCTGATGGCGGCGGGAAAGAAGCATGACATCCGGCCGGTCGGCTACCGGGCGCTGGAATCGCTCCGGCTGGAAAAGGGCTACCGCGCCTGGGGTTCCGACATCACGCCGAACGACACGCCGCTGGAGGCTGGCCTCGGCTGGGCGGTGAAGCTGAGGAAGAACACCGACTTCGTCGGGCGGCGGGCGCTGGAGACGACGGCCGGCAAGCCGCCGACCAAACGCCTTGCCGGCTTCACGGTCGACGACCCCGAGATCGTGCTGCTCGGGCGCGAGACGATCCTGCGCGATGGCGAGCCGGTCGGCTACCTCACCAGCGGCGGCTACGGCTACACGGTGGAGAAGAACATCGGCTATGGCTATGTGCGCAACGCCGATGGCGTCAGCGACGATTTCCTGGCCTCAGGAGACTACGAGCTGGTGGTGGCGATGGAGCGGACGCCGGCAAAGATCCATCTCGAGCCGATGTACGATCCGGCGGGGGCGAAGATCAGGAGCTAGGGCTGGCACGCATCCGGCGCGCTCCTCGCGCCGCTCTCATACTGCAACTTTGGGGATTGGCGAAACCGCCGACACAGCGCCCCTCTCCCCGTCACTATACGGGGAGAGGATGCCGGCAGGCAGGTGAGGGGCGGCTCCAGCGCTGGATAGGCAAAATCGGAGCAACGGGCCTCGACTTGAAGCTGGACGCGTTAATCGTCGAAGTCAGCGCTGCCCCTCATCGCCCTGCCGGGCACTTCTCCCCGTATAGTGACGGGGAGAAGTGGGCTGGCCGCAGTGCCGGCGCTTTTCTTGCAACGTCGAAACCGTCGATGGCAGCGCTCCTAAATGACGCGCAGCACCAGGCCTCTGCTCGGCACCGTGTCAGCCTCGCCGGGCATCGAGGCGTAAGGCCGTGTCTCCTCGACGCGGGTTATCGCGCCCTGCGCTTCCAGCCCGGCGATACGCTCCGCAAAGCCGGCCTGCCAGAGCGTGTTCTTGACCGTCAGCACGATGATGCCGCCCGGACGGCAGATGCGGATCAGTTCGTCCAGGCCTTCGATCCCGACATGGCCCGAGGTGAAGACGCCGGCCGAGACGATGCCGGCATAGGTGCCGTCGGCGAAAGGCAAGGCGCCACCCAACGCCAGGCGATGCAGGGCCGCGTAGACGCCCTTCGCCGCAGCCTTGTCCAGCATGCCTTGCGAGATGTCGAGCGCTTCGACCTGTGGGTAGCCGGTGATGGCCAGCCATTCGCCGATCAGGCCGGTGCCGGCGCCGGCGTCGAGCAAAGGTTCGGCGCCGCGCGGCAGATGGCGGGCAAGCAGCGCCAGGCAGATCGTCGGATGGCGATAGCCGGCGGCCGACATCTCCGCGTCATAGGTCTCGGACCAGCTGTCATAGATCGCCGCCACTTCCTCCGGCCGCGTCGCCGCGTAGGCGGCGCCCAGCGCCTTGTTGTGCTTGCCGTCCGCCATAGCCGCTCCCGCCGCCGATTCGCGTCTCCCATGGTAGCCAAGCGGCAAAAACTGTGGAACCGTTCCGCCGCAAAACATGGAGTGATGGTAAAGGGGGATGACGATGGACGAGGCGCGCGTGGCGCTGGCCGCCATTCCGATGCTGGCCGGCTATGACGGTCCGCTGGAGCGGCTAGGCGGCCTTACCAACCGTGTTTACAGGGCCGGCGAGGTCTGCCTGCGCATTCCCGGCAAGGGCACGCAGGAATACATCAACCGCGCCAACGAGGCGGTGGCGGCGCGCGAGGCGGCGAAGGCCGGCGTCAGCCCTCAGGTGCTCTATGCCGATCCTGCTTCGGGTGTGATGGCGACGCGCTTCGTCGCCGGCGCCGAGACGATGTCGCCCGAGAAGTTCAAGACAAGGCCGGGCACCCCGGCGCGGGCCGGCGAAGCCTTCCGGAAACTTCATGCATCCGGCGCGGTCTTTCCCTTCCGCTTCGAGCTGTTCGCGATGATCGACGACTATCTGAAAGTGCTGTCGACCAAGGACGTCGCGCTGCCTGCCGGCTATCACGACGTGGTGCGCGAGGCCGAGGTGGTGCGCGCCGCACTTGCCGCCCATCCGATCCAGCTTGCCGCCTGCCACTGCGATCCGCTTTGCGAAAACTTCCTCGATACGGGCGAGCGGATGTGGATCGTGGACTGGGAATATTCCGGCATGAACGATCCGCTGTGGGATCTTGGCGACCTGTCCGTCGAAGGCAAGTTCGACGCCGCCCAGGACGAGGAGCTGATGCGCGCCTATTTCGGCGGCGAGGCGAGACCGGCCGAACGCGGCCGCGTCGTCATCCACAAGGCCATGTGCGACCTGCTCTGGACGCTGTGGGGGCTGATCCAGCTCGCCAACGACAACCCGGTTGACGATTTCCGCGCCTATGCCGATGGCCGCTTCGTCCGCTGCAAGGCGCTGATGGAAACGGAGGAGTTTTCACGGCACCTGGCAGCGATACGAAAAGGCTAATTGACGCCCTTCGGCACATTCTCGGGCGGCACCGCGGTTTCCACCACCTTCTGACGGTGGAAGATGAAGATGCCGGCGAGCACGACGATCGCCGAGCCTGCCAGGATACGCGGGCTCGGCATATCGCCGAAGAAAACCAGGCCGAAGACGATGGCCCACAGAAGCAGGCTGTAATGCAGGGGCGCCAGCGTCGAGGCCGGCGCCAGCTTCAGCGCCCTGGTGATCATCAGATGGGCGGCGCAGGAGACGACTCCGAGCAGAAGCATGGCAGCGAAATCGAGCGCGGTCGGCGCGCGCCAGGCGCCGATGGTGAACGCCCCGCCGACAATCAGCGTGCCGATGGTCTGCCAGGTCACCAGTGTCGTGTCGCTCGTTCCGCGCAAACGCCGGCCGAGGATGATGGCGAAGCCGAAGGCGATGCTGCCGATCAGGGCATAGGTCGACGACAGCGAGAACGCCGCCGACGAAGGCTTCAGGATGATCAGCACGCCGCAGAAGCCGACCAGGATCGCCAGCCAGCGCCGCCAGCCAACCTTCTCGCCAAGCAGGAGATGCGACAGCGCGGCGACATAGATCGGTCCAGCCATGTAGAAGCTCATCACGTCGGCGAGCGGCAGATAGACGACGGCGGCGTAAAAAAGCCCGGTGTCGAGCGTGGTTGCGATAACGCGCAGCAGTTGCAGCAGCGGCCTTTCCATCTGGAACAGCTTGCCCGCGCCCTGGTTGGCGATCATCGGGCCGAGCACGAAGAAGGCGCCGATGGAGCGGATCAGCACGACCTGGCCGACGGAGAAGGAGGCGACCAGCCATTTGCCCATCGCATCGTTCAGCGCGAACATGAAGTCGCCGGCCAGCATCAGGAGGATGCCGGCGAGCAGGACGTTCCGGATCGTGAGATTGCGGGCGAGTACAGCCATGCCGGCTCCCCTAGCCGCAAGCTGTCGCTTTGACGAGAGAAATTCGTAAGACCAGCGGAGGGAATCTAGATTGGCCGAAGCGCCGGAACTTCGTCATCCACGGGCGGAGCGGGAGCGAAGCGGACGCGCAGACCCGAGGATCCATGCCGTGACCTCTCGCGACGAGTGAAGGCGGCGCAAAACAGAGGATGTTCTGAACCGCTGCAACTCTCATAAGTAATGGCATGGATCCTATGGTCTGCGCCGCGTCGCTTCGCTCCTTGCTTCGCCATAGGATGACGAAGTGACGAGCGTTCCGGCCAATCGCAGATCGTTCACGATGCTTTGTCCCAAAGAAGCAAAGCGCTGGCTTTGGAGATTGGCGGAAGCGCGCTGTCCGTCCGCGGACGCGACCTACGCTGTCTTATGCCGCCGGTTCACCTGTGCCGGCCGGCCGGCGATCGACAGCCTGGTCTCCTGCTTCGTCCGTTCGGCGACCACCTTGCCCCTGGCGATCACGCACAGGCGCTCAGGGCGCAGGCGCACGGCCTCGATCGGGTTGCCGGCGTCGAGCACGACCAGGCTGGCCCGCTTGCCGACCGCAAGCCCGAGGTGGTCGAGGCCCATGATGGCGGCGTTGACGTTGGTGACCATGTCGAAGCAGCGCGCCATGTCGGCCGGACTCGACATCTGGGCGACGTGGAGCCCCATGAAGGCGACGTCGAGCATGTCGGCGGTGCCCAGCGAGTACCACGGATCGAGCACGCAATCCTGGCCCCAGCCGACGCGGATGCCAAGCGCCAGCATTTCCTTCACCCGGGTCAGGCCGCGGCGCTTGGGGAAGGTGTCGTGGCGCCCCTGCAGCATGATGTTGATCAGCGGATTGGGGATCGCAGAGACGCCGGCTTCGGCAATCAGCGGCAGGAGCTTCGAGACGTAGTAATTGTCCATGGAATGCATGGAGGTGAGATGCGACCCGGCCACCCTGCCCTGCAGGCCGAGGCGCTGCGTTTCATAGGCAAGCTGCTCGATATGGCGCGACAGCGGATCGTCGGTCTCGTCGCAATGCATGTCGACCATCAGGCCGCGTTTGGCGGCGATCTCGCAAAGCTCCGTCACCGAGCGAGTGCCGTCGGCCATGGTGCGCTCGAAATGCGGGATGCCGCCGACGATGTCGACGCCCATGTCCAGCGCTCGGATGGTGTTTTCGCGCGCCGTCGGCGAGCGGTAGAGACCATCCTGCGGAAAGGCGACCAGCTGCAGGTCGATATAGGGCGCGACCGTCTTCTTGACGTCGAGCAGCGCCTCGACGGCGAGCAGCCGGTCGTCGCAGACGTCGACATGGCTGCGGATGGCGAGCAGGCCCATCGAGACGGCCCAGTCGCAATAGGCGAGCGCGCGGTCGCGCACGGCTTCATGCGTCAACAGCGGCTTCAGCTCGCCCCAGAGCGCGATGCCTTCGAGCAGCGTACCCGAGGCATTGATGCGCGGGATGCCGTATGACAGCGTGGCGTCCATGTGGAAATGCGGATCGACGAAGGGCGGCGAGACGAGATTGCCGCGCGCGTCGACTTCGCTGCGGGCCGAGCCCGGCAGTTCCGCCTCGATCGCCCGAATAGTCTCGCCGGCGATGCCGATATCGGCAATCCTGCCGTCCGGCAGCGTGCCGCCGCGCACGATGAGGTCGAAATCCATCTTTCGTCATCCCTTTGTAGAATCAGTAGCTACCGTGGCTAAAAGGACGGCCTGCCGCAGCCTTTTCTTCCCCCGTCGGCGGAAGGTTTCCTCCGGCGGCAACTCGCTCTATAAGCCGCCTCTCGCCTTCGTGGCGAATCCGAAATTCACATGGGATAAGCCGTTTGTTTCGCTTCTTCCGCTCGACGGAGAACCAGCGCCTCGTCGCGAGGCTGGTGAGGGAATCCTTCCGGGAGCACAAATTCGGCTATGGCGCGGCCATAGTGTCGATGCTGGTGGTGGCCGCCATGACGGGCGCCAGCGCCTGGATCCTGCGCGAGATCACCAACGAATTCGTGATCTACAAGCGGATCGACCGCGTCAACCTGATCGCGGGCGGGGTCGCGGTCATCTTCCTGCTCAAGGGCGTGGCCAATTTCGTCCAGGCCTATTTCATGAGCAGGGTCGGCAACGCCATCATCGCCGACCGGCAGCGCAAGATCTATGACCGGATCCTGGCGCAGGGCATCGAGTTCTACCATTCGACCTCGTCGTCCGACCTGATCACCCGCATGACCAACAATGCCCAGGCGGCGCGCAGCGTGCTCGACCTCGTCGTAACATCTTATGTGCGCGACCTGGTGACGCTCATTGTCCTGGTGCTGGTCATGGTCTGGCAGCAGCCGGTCCTGTCGCTGATCTGCTTCATTGTCGGGCCGGT
The window above is part of the Mesorhizobium sp. WSM4904 genome. Proteins encoded here:
- a CDS encoding FAD-dependent oxidoreductase, encoding MSLPSHAGIVVIGGGIIGCSTAYHLARDHKADVVLLEQGKLTSGSTWHAAGLVGQLRSSASITRVLKYSVELYKGLEAETGLATGWKMTGCLRLATNADRWTEFKRLATTAKSFGMDMQLLSPAEVRRMWPLMETSDLVGASWLPTDGQASPSDITQSLAKGARMHGARLYEDVRVTGFEMKDGRITAVKTEKGDIACDKVVNCAGQWARQVGAMAGINVPLQPVKHQYIITEKIDGLANDAPTIRDPDRRTYFKEEVGGLVMGGYEPNPQAWTTGLPGGDVPNDWEFRLFDDDYDHFEQHMAQAIERVPALANAGVKQMINGPESFTPDGNFILGAAPECANMFVGAGFNAFGIASGGGAGWVLAQWVVDGEAPLDLWVVDIRRFSDLHRDRDWVRDRTLEAYGKHYTIGFPHEEYLTGRSRIVSPLYQRLKTHRAVFGSKLGWERPNWFAPDSVEPEDIYSMGRQNWFGPVGEEHRHVREKVGIFDQSSFAKYEMTGADALKALDWICANDINKPVGRLTYTQLLNTRGGIEADLTVARLGEDRFYIVTGTGFRTHDLSWIGDHIGQGLDAKLKDVTEDFGTLSLMGPRARDVLAAVTDADVSNAAFPFGHAREINIAGHKVRALRVTYVGELGWELHVPIAATGEIFDALMAAGKKHDIRPVGYRALESLRLEKGYRAWGSDITPNDTPLEAGLGWAVKLRKNTDFVGRRALETTAGKPPTKRLAGFTVDDPEIVLLGRETILRDGEPVGYLTSGGYGYTVEKNIGYGYVRNADGVSDDFLASGDYELVVAMERTPAKIHLEPMYDPAGAKIRS
- a CDS encoding class I SAM-dependent methyltransferase; translated protein: MADGKHNKALGAAYAATRPEEVAAIYDSWSETYDAEMSAAGYRHPTICLALLARHLPRGAEPLLDAGAGTGLIGEWLAITGYPQVEALDISQGMLDKAAAKGVYAALHRLALGGALPFADGTYAGIVSAGVFTSGHVGIEGLDELIRICRPGGIIVLTVKNTLWQAGFAERIAGLEAQGAITRVEETRPYASMPGEADTVPSRGLVLRVI
- a CDS encoding phosphotransferase family protein; protein product: MTMDEARVALAAIPMLAGYDGPLERLGGLTNRVYRAGEVCLRIPGKGTQEYINRANEAVAAREAAKAGVSPQVLYADPASGVMATRFVAGAETMSPEKFKTRPGTPARAGEAFRKLHASGAVFPFRFELFAMIDDYLKVLSTKDVALPAGYHDVVREAEVVRAALAAHPIQLAACHCDPLCENFLDTGERMWIVDWEYSGMNDPLWDLGDLSVEGKFDAAQDEELMRAYFGGEARPAERGRVVIHKAMCDLLWTLWGLIQLANDNPVDDFRAYADGRFVRCKALMETEEFSRHLAAIRKG
- a CDS encoding DMT family transporter, with product MAVLARNLTIRNVLLAGILLMLAGDFMFALNDAMGKWLVASFSVGQVVLIRSIGAFFVLGPMIANQGAGKLFQMERPLLQLLRVIATTLDTGLFYAAVVYLPLADVMSFYMAGPIYVAALSHLLLGEKVGWRRWLAILVGFCGVLIILKPSSAAFSLSSTYALIGSIAFGFAIILGRRLRGTSDTTLVTWQTIGTLIVGGAFTIGAWRAPTALDFAAMLLLGVVSCAAHLMITRALKLAPASTLAPLHYSLLLWAIVFGLVFFGDMPSPRILAGSAIVVLAGIFIFHRQKVVETAVPPENVPKGVN
- a CDS encoding amidohydrolase family protein; translation: MDFDLIVRGGTLPDGRIADIGIAGETIRAIEAELPGSARSEVDARGNLVSPPFVDPHFHMDATLSYGIPRINASGTLLEGIALWGELKPLLTHEAVRDRALAYCDWAVSMGLLAIRSHVDVCDDRLLAVEALLDVKKTVAPYIDLQLVAFPQDGLYRSPTARENTIRALDMGVDIVGGIPHFERTMADGTRSVTELCEIAAKRGLMVDMHCDETDDPLSRHIEQLAYETQRLGLQGRVAGSHLTSMHSMDNYYVSKLLPLIAEAGVSAIPNPLINIMLQGRHDTFPKRRGLTRVKEMLALGIRVGWGQDCVLDPWYSLGTADMLDVAFMGLHVAQMSSPADMARCFDMVTNVNAAIMGLDHLGLAVGKRASLVVLDAGNPIEAVRLRPERLCVIARGKVVAERTKQETRLSIAGRPAQVNRRHKTA